The Helicobacter sp. MIT 05-5293 nucleotide sequence ATTGCTTGAAGAGCTAAATTATACTAAGGTTTATGAGATTCTCACACAGCGGGATCTTTATCAAGGTATTCATTCTCTCAAAGATTTGCCTAAACCTTATACCTTAGAGTATGTCCAAGAAGGGGCAAAGCTACTTGTCCAATGTATGAGAGAGAATCAAAAGATTCTGATTGTGGGGGATTATGATGCTGATGGCGTTTGTGCAAGTGCCATTATGTTGCGATTTTTTGAAGCAATCAAATATCCTCATGTCAAGCTCGTTATACCCAATCGTTTTGCTGATGGTTACGGAGTGAGTGCGGCACTTTTGGAAAAACACGCACAAGATGCGAGTTTAGTGGTTAGTGTAGATAATGGAATCACCGCCTTTTGTGCGGGTGAATTTTGCAAAGCCCATCAAATACATTTCATCATCACCGATCATCATACGCCTACACAGGCTTTGCCCGATGCCGATGTGATTATTGATCCAAAGATACCCTCATGCCAATTTATGCAAAAAGACATTTGTGGAGCAATGGTAGCATGGTATTTTTGTGCTGGGATTAAGCAAGAATTACAAGTCAATGTGGATATGAAAGCATTTTTAGGCTATCTTGCAATGGCTAGTATCGGCGATGTGATGCCTTTATGCAGTATAAATTATACGATTGTCAAAAAAGGGATTGCATGGATTCAGAGTGCCGATGCACCCTTTGCGCAAGTCATCAGAAGTAAAATCAAAACCATTAATGCAGAGAATCTCGCTTTTAGGCTTATTCCTTTGCTTAATTGTGCTGGACGCGTAGATGATGCGTCTTTGGCTCTGAAA carries:
- the recJ gene encoding single-stranded-DNA-specific exonuclease RecJ, which translates into the protein MSSENVLLEELNYTKVYEILTQRDLYQGIHSLKDLPKPYTLEYVQEGAKLLVQCMRENQKILIVGDYDADGVCASAIMLRFFEAIKYPHVKLVIPNRFADGYGVSAALLEKHAQDASLVVSVDNGITAFCAGEFCKAHQIHFIITDHHTPTQALPDADVIIDPKIPSCQFMQKDICGAMVAWYFCAGIKQELQVNVDMKAFLGYLAMASIGDVMPLCSINYTIVKKGIAWIQSADAPFAQVIRSKIKTINAENLAFRLIPLLNCAGRVDDASLALKFLCADTLESAQEIYLQLESLNIKRKQIQVSLLESAQENIIITEHFVLSYGEGWHSGVLGIVAAQLADIHQKSSFVLSLENDILKGSARSYGGLNLIESIKLVGEYLLAYGGHSGALGLSLHRHNIESFIQALQKNLIFTQTSPLEILGLMPFAQINRDLLCMIESFEPFGEGNPKPIFLTRELCIAAIKPLGKEKKHYRYILQDRQSNICHNGIEFFVSQAREIGRIYDVTYEISRDDYTKGIMLKIIEMNEKAI